Proteins from a single region of Streptomyces spinoverrucosus:
- a CDS encoding DUF899 domain-containing protein: protein MSLPEIASREEWRRARQELLVKEKAATRARDALNAERRRLPMVEINTEYVFEGGDGKATLLDLFEGRRQLVVYHFMFAPEWDAGCRSCSAFLDQVGHLAHLHARGTTFAAVSRAPYTRILPFKARMGWTLPWYSSYDDDFNHDFAATLEHDGQLVDRPGVSCFLRDRDRAFHTYSTYERGLDGLGSTTSFLDLTALGRQEEWEEPKGRASAFGAPAGSERIRYHDEYEE, encoded by the coding sequence ATGTCGCTTCCGGAGATCGCCTCGCGCGAGGAGTGGCGCAGGGCGCGTCAGGAACTGCTGGTCAAGGAGAAGGCCGCCACACGCGCGCGGGACGCGCTCAACGCCGAGCGGCGGCGGCTGCCGATGGTGGAGATCAACACTGAATACGTGTTCGAGGGTGGCGACGGCAAGGCCACTCTGCTCGACCTCTTCGAGGGCCGGCGCCAGCTCGTCGTCTACCACTTCATGTTCGCGCCCGAGTGGGACGCCGGCTGCCGCAGCTGCTCGGCGTTCCTCGACCAGGTCGGGCATCTGGCGCATCTGCACGCGCGCGGGACGACGTTCGCGGCCGTCTCCAGGGCGCCGTACACGCGGATCCTGCCGTTCAAGGCGCGGATGGGCTGGACGCTGCCCTGGTACTCGTCGTACGACGACGACTTCAACCACGACTTCGCGGCCACCCTGGAGCACGACGGGCAACTCGTCGACCGCCCCGGCGTCAGCTGTTTCCTGCGGGACCGGGACCGGGCGTTCCACACCTACTCGACGTACGAGCGCGGGCTGGACGGGCTCGGCTCGACCACCAGCTTCCTGGACCTCACCGCGCTGGGCCGACAGGAGGAGTGGGAGGAACCCAAGGGGCGCGCGTCGGCGTTCGGGGCGCCCGCGGGAAGTGAGCGGATCCGTTATCACGACGAGTACGAGGAGTGA
- a CDS encoding ABC transporter ATP-binding protein has translation MGWNQHSEAFLELSFRAMITRMPALLASSLRLARQADRGATRTVLAAEVGRGMAQAVSLFAVNSVLSRLMGTGPIEDRLRGAVPALVAIAVVLLLGALLRAASTYATGRLEPKVERVATEQYLERAAAVELAAIEDHAFHKLLDTAQYGAASARRMIMYGTRVVNALISLVAAAGVLTVLHPLLLPLLVTMTLPSAWSALTNARRRYESFHTWVQHARAGHLISSLLTEPEAAPEIRLHGVGPFLLRHFRAMSEAAEAEQARLARLAARTGLIAAAWTGLATVSTYATLGGLLLSGAMSLAVAGTAVIAIRTGSASLESLVLEINQLHEEALFVGDLERLYVEAADRAIPVGGVVLPENAREIRFENVTFSYPGDATRPALDDVSLTLPLGRIVALVGENGSGKTTLVKLLAGLYTPDRGRILWDGVDAATADRRLLAERIAMVAQDFKRWPFTARVNIAVGRPSVPVAEERLAAAIVEAGAEDVVADLPRGLDTLLARHFSGGHELSGGQWQRLGIARAAYRRGGILIVDEPTAALDARAELEVFDKIRALAGTGQTVVLITHRLASVRHADLVHVLDEGRLVESGTPEELLAKGGVYAELYGLQAEQFAMPAPAPEVS, from the coding sequence ATGGGCTGGAACCAGCACTCGGAAGCCTTCCTGGAGCTCTCCTTCCGGGCCATGATCACGCGGATGCCCGCCCTGCTCGCCTCCAGCCTCCGGCTGGCCCGCCAGGCCGACCGCGGTGCCACACGGACGGTGCTGGCGGCCGAGGTGGGCCGGGGCATGGCGCAGGCGGTGAGCCTGTTCGCGGTCAACAGCGTGCTCAGCCGACTGATGGGCACCGGCCCGATCGAGGACCGGCTGCGCGGCGCCGTCCCCGCGCTGGTCGCCATCGCCGTCGTCCTGCTGCTCGGCGCGCTGCTGCGGGCCGCGTCGACGTACGCCACCGGGCGGCTGGAGCCGAAGGTGGAGCGCGTCGCGACCGAGCAGTACCTGGAGCGGGCCGCGGCCGTCGAGCTCGCGGCCATCGAGGACCACGCCTTCCACAAGCTGCTGGACACCGCGCAGTACGGCGCCGCCTCGGCACGCCGGATGATCATGTACGGCACGCGCGTGGTGAACGCGCTGATCTCGCTGGTCGCGGCAGCCGGCGTACTCACCGTGCTGCATCCGCTGCTGCTCCCGCTGCTGGTGACGATGACGCTGCCCAGCGCGTGGAGCGCGCTCACGAACGCGCGGCGGCGCTACGAGTCGTTCCACACCTGGGTGCAGCACGCGCGCGCGGGACACCTCATCAGCAGTCTGCTGACGGAACCGGAGGCGGCGCCGGAGATCCGCCTGCACGGCGTGGGCCCGTTCCTGCTGCGGCACTTCCGCGCGATGTCGGAGGCGGCGGAGGCGGAGCAGGCCCGGCTGGCACGGCTAGCGGCCCGTACCGGCCTGATCGCGGCGGCCTGGACGGGCCTCGCGACCGTGTCGACGTACGCCACGCTGGGCGGTCTGCTGCTCTCCGGGGCGATGTCGCTGGCGGTGGCGGGCACGGCCGTGATCGCGATCCGGACCGGCTCGGCGAGTCTGGAGTCGCTCGTGCTGGAGATCAACCAGCTGCACGAGGAGGCCCTCTTCGTGGGCGACCTGGAGCGTCTGTACGTCGAGGCCGCCGACCGTGCGATTCCGGTCGGCGGCGTGGTGCTGCCCGAGAACGCGCGTGAGATCCGCTTCGAGAACGTCACGTTCAGCTACCCGGGTGACGCCACCCGCCCCGCGCTCGACGACGTCTCCCTGACGCTGCCGCTCGGCCGGATCGTCGCGCTGGTCGGCGAGAACGGCTCGGGCAAGACCACCCTGGTCAAGCTGCTGGCCGGGCTGTACACACCGGACCGGGGCCGGATCCTGTGGGACGGCGTCGACGCGGCGACCGCGGACCGGCGCCTGCTGGCCGAGCGGATCGCGATGGTGGCGCAGGACTTCAAGCGGTGGCCGTTCACGGCGCGGGTGAACATCGCTGTGGGCCGTCCCTCGGTGCCGGTGGCCGAGGAGCGGCTGGCGGCGGCGATTGTCGAGGCGGGGGCCGAGGACGTGGTCGCGGATCTGCCGCGCGGTCTGGACACGCTGCTGGCCCGCCATTTCAGCGGCGGGCACGAGCTGTCCGGCGGGCAGTGGCAGCGGCTGGGCATCGCCCGGGCGGCGTACCGGCGGGGCGGCATCCTGATCGTGGACGAGCCGACGGCCGCGCTGGACGCCCGGGCCGAGCTGGAGGTGTTCGACAAGATCCGCGCGCTGGCCGGGACCGGCCAGACGGTCGTGCTCATCACCCATCGGCTGGCGTCCGTACGCCATGCGGACCTGGTGCACGTCCTGGACGAGGGCCGGCTCGTGGAATCGGGAACCCCGGAGGAACTGCTCGCCAAGGGCGGCGTCTACGCCGAGCTGTACGGGCTGCAGGCGGAACAGTTCGCGATGCCGGCGCCCGCGCCCGAAGTGAGCTGA
- a CDS encoding amidohydrolase: MTPSPAEAPADLVITGCAVLVHDDQERIRFEENAAVVVRSGVVESVTTADAVRHLPAVERIDAVGQVALPGLVNCHTHAPMVALRGLAEDLPTEAWFNDVVWPVESNLTERDVELGARLACAEMIRGGVTCFADHYFTMDAVAAVVEECGMRAHLGEAFFSSQGAQGRERSLDFALRNRGRADGRITTALAPHAPYTVDDADLTATADLARAHGLPVHLHAAENRDQTDTSLARHGITPIEVLERTGLLDTDLLIAHGTGIVDRDLPLLERAGGRVAVATAPRGYLKFGWPTTTPVRALRAIGVPVGLATDGAASNNSLDVWESMALTALIQKSTEGDPRWLTARQALHHATLQSARAVALGDAIGALAPGRRADIVLVDLTGPHTQPVHDLAATLVHSARSSDVRTTIVDGRILMRDRELLTLDVSAVVRELGERMPALLDRSHGRRIQEYDT, translated from the coding sequence ATGACGCCTTCTCCCGCGGAAGCTCCCGCCGACCTCGTCATCACCGGATGCGCCGTCCTCGTGCACGACGATCAGGAGCGGATCCGGTTCGAGGAGAACGCCGCGGTCGTCGTACGAAGTGGAGTCGTCGAGTCCGTCACCACCGCCGATGCCGTACGGCACCTGCCCGCCGTCGAGCGCATCGACGCCGTCGGCCAGGTCGCCCTCCCGGGACTCGTCAACTGTCACACCCACGCGCCCATGGTCGCCCTGCGCGGCCTCGCCGAGGACCTGCCGACCGAGGCGTGGTTCAACGACGTCGTCTGGCCCGTCGAGTCCAACCTGACCGAGCGGGACGTGGAGTTGGGCGCGCGGCTCGCCTGCGCCGAGATGATCCGGGGCGGCGTCACCTGCTTCGCCGACCACTACTTCACGATGGACGCGGTCGCCGCCGTCGTCGAGGAGTGCGGGATGCGCGCCCATCTGGGCGAGGCCTTCTTCTCCTCGCAGGGGGCTCAAGGGCGGGAGCGGAGTCTCGACTTCGCGCTACGGAACCGGGGGCGCGCCGACGGCCGTATCACCACCGCCCTCGCCCCGCACGCCCCCTACACCGTCGACGACGCCGACCTCACCGCCACCGCCGACCTCGCCCGCGCTCACGGCCTCCCGGTGCACCTCCACGCCGCCGAGAACCGCGACCAGACCGACACCAGCCTCGCCCGCCACGGCATCACCCCCATCGAGGTCCTGGAACGCACAGGGCTCCTCGACACCGACCTGCTCATCGCGCACGGCACCGGCATCGTCGACCGTGACCTGCCCCTGCTGGAACGCGCGGGCGGACGTGTCGCCGTCGCCACCGCACCGCGCGGCTATCTGAAGTTCGGCTGGCCCACCACCACACCCGTCCGCGCCCTGCGCGCCATCGGCGTCCCCGTCGGACTCGCCACCGACGGCGCCGCCTCCAACAACTCCCTCGACGTCTGGGAGTCGATGGCGCTCACCGCCCTCATCCAGAAGTCGACCGAGGGCGATCCACGCTGGCTGACCGCACGTCAGGCCCTGCACCACGCCACATTGCAGAGCGCCCGCGCGGTCGCACTGGGCGACGCCATCGGCGCCCTCGCGCCGGGCCGGCGCGCCGACATCGTCCTCGTCGACCTCACCGGCCCGCACACCCAGCCCGTGCACGACCTCGCCGCGACGCTCGTGCACAGCGCCCGCTCCTCGGACGTACGCACGACCATCGTCGACGGGCGGATCCTGATGCGCGACCGCGAGCTGCTGACGCTGGACGTGAGCGCGGTCGTACGGGAGTTGGGTGAGCGCATGCCCGCGCTGCTGGACCGGAGCCATGGGCGGCGTATCCAGGAGTACGACACCTGA
- a CDS encoding endonuclease/exonuclease/phosphatase family protein has protein sequence MLLGTWNLENLYRPGGPFGPKDKAAYETKLAALADVIAELDPALLGVQEVGDPDALADLAGMLAGNWHICLSEHADSRGIRVGFLSRTPLVVLSDTTTFPAPLRPVQADDSGPAVAEAGRGLLAVRAGELSVAVAHLKSKLLSYPEGRFHPRDEGERARYGAYALYRRAAEATALRALADKLLAGDGRARDVVVLGDLNDEAQAATTQILLGPPGSEIGTPGFRATDKGDAARLWNVAPLIPAEQRFSRVNSGRRELIDHILCSHRVVRRVTAAGTGLPGTGAPQLPSVGPDPAERRGAAGSDHAPVWVRVGS, from the coding sequence ATGCTGCTCGGCACCTGGAACCTGGAGAACCTGTACCGGCCCGGCGGGCCGTTCGGCCCCAAGGACAAGGCCGCCTACGAGACCAAGCTCGCCGCCCTCGCCGACGTCATCGCGGAACTCGACCCGGCCCTGCTCGGCGTACAGGAGGTCGGGGACCCGGACGCGCTGGCCGACCTGGCCGGGATGCTGGCCGGCAACTGGCACATCTGCCTGTCCGAGCACGCCGACAGCCGGGGCATCCGGGTCGGCTTCCTCAGTCGTACGCCGCTGGTGGTGCTGTCGGACACGACAACGTTCCCGGCGCCGTTGCGGCCGGTGCAGGCGGACGACTCGGGACCGGCCGTGGCAGAGGCGGGCCGGGGCCTGCTGGCGGTGCGGGCCGGTGAGCTGTCGGTGGCCGTCGCGCACCTCAAGTCGAAGCTGCTGTCGTACCCGGAGGGCCGTTTCCACCCCCGTGACGAGGGCGAACGCGCACGCTACGGCGCCTACGCCCTCTACCGGCGGGCCGCCGAGGCGACGGCGCTGCGGGCGCTGGCCGACAAACTGCTGGCGGGCGACGGGCGGGCGCGGGACGTGGTGGTGCTGGGCGACCTGAACGACGAGGCCCAGGCGGCGACCACCCAGATCCTGCTCGGCCCGCCCGGTTCGGAGATCGGCACGCCCGGCTTCCGGGCGACCGACAAGGGCGACGCGGCCCGGCTGTGGAACGTGGCGCCGCTGATACCCGCCGAGCAGAGGTTCTCGCGGGTGAACTCCGGGCGGCGCGAACTGATCGACCACATACTGTGCAGCCACCGGGTGGTCCGCCGGGTGACGGCGGCGGGGACGGGACTGCCGGGGACCGGTGCGCCTCAGTTGCCGTCGGTGGGGCCGGATCCGGCGGAACGGCGGGGCGCGGCGGGGTCGGATCACGCGCCGGTGTGGGTGCGGGTGGGGAGCTGA